In a single window of the Candidatus Methylacidiphilales bacterium genome:
- a CDS encoding glycosyltransferase family 61 protein gives MAEINPQTRWLNRLRRWGGLYLLLRAVRRILSTVWVESFRRFGCGPCWGAARGFYSGLADIREGRTEGGVLLEGQSLPVLPAVSLIERARMDQNGRQPWPVFWSRLPSARLVGPSLAVMGPDKKLMIESVYGEEFCRRDPSYLYSRLGKPVRLPGRWTSVIHSWSEGYYHWITDALPRLAPLEEWPSDVGILMRGPLRSYQKESLEMLGLLERVRETVEDHLLVEEYFFSSPVGMTGCTNPYAVGWLRRRFLPFAAPGESPPFFCIRRRGKTRGIRNQESLWTALAAQGWGVVDMETLSFAEQMGWFARARAVVGEHGAAFTNLVWTGPGCAVLELCAEGFLNGCYEGIMRCVGGRHDFHIHPSRPDCSFEVPSGSLQAWVESVSPVEKGVAHLGMANRSVGN, from the coding sequence ATGGCAGAAATCAACCCTCAAACCCGTTGGTTGAACCGGTTGCGGCGATGGGGCGGCCTGTATTTGCTTTTGCGTGCCGTGCGACGAATCCTGTCCACGGTGTGGGTTGAGAGCTTCCGCCGCTTCGGCTGCGGTCCCTGTTGGGGTGCGGCACGGGGATTTTACTCGGGTTTGGCTGACATCCGTGAAGGCCGGACCGAAGGTGGAGTCCTTCTGGAGGGACAGTCCCTGCCAGTGCTTCCGGCTGTCTCTTTGATCGAACGCGCAAGGATGGATCAGAACGGGCGCCAGCCCTGGCCGGTGTTCTGGTCCCGCCTTCCATCTGCACGTTTGGTCGGCCCTTCGTTGGCAGTCATGGGGCCGGATAAAAAACTGATGATCGAATCTGTCTACGGCGAGGAATTCTGTCGGCGTGACCCTTCCTACCTCTACAGCCGGCTGGGGAAACCGGTCCGTCTCCCCGGACGTTGGACCAGTGTGATCCACAGTTGGTCCGAAGGATACTATCACTGGATCACAGACGCGCTGCCCCGCCTGGCACCTCTGGAGGAATGGCCTTCTGATGTGGGCATCCTGATGCGTGGTCCCCTGCGCTCCTACCAGAAAGAGAGCTTGGAGATGCTGGGTCTCTTGGAAAGGGTCCGCGAGACAGTGGAAGACCATCTTCTGGTCGAGGAGTATTTCTTTTCCTCTCCCGTGGGTATGACCGGATGCACCAATCCCTATGCGGTCGGGTGGTTGCGGCGGCGGTTTCTTCCCTTTGCCGCACCCGGGGAATCGCCGCCTTTTTTTTGCATCCGGCGCAGGGGTAAAACACGTGGTATCCGCAATCAGGAGAGTCTTTGGACGGCTCTCGCTGCGCAGGGATGGGGGGTTGTCGATATGGAGACCTTGTCGTTTGCCGAGCAGATGGGTTGGTTTGCCCGGGCGCGGGCTGTGGTGGGCGAACACGGGGCGGCCTTCACCAACTTGGTTTGGACGGGGCCCGGTTGCGCGGTATTGGAATTGTGTGCGGAGGGCTTTCTCAATGGCTGTTATGAGGGCATCATGCGCTGTGTGGGAGGAAGACACGATTTTCACATTCATCCGTCTAGGCCGGATTGTTCGTTTGAAGTGCCCAGTGGGAGTTTGCAGGCCTGGGTGGAAAGCGTTTCGCCTGTGGAAAAAGGGGTGGCGCATTTGGGAATGGCCAACAGATCGGTCGGGAACTAG
- a CDS encoding glycosyltransferase family 4 protein, producing the protein MNKRLRILQVFNRYLQYGGEEGSVYRIGDALQKLHDVEYLLYSTSELLNQRSSVLNGLASVFYNRQVLETLRRYQEAGKFHVWQIHNVFPAMSPVVYREALKRGIPIVHYLHNYRMSCVNGMFLNHGEACQRCIRGNFFAAASTACWHDSHIKSGIMGLVLTSIRQMDLFSHVKYWIAISQAQKDIHIRMGVPSDRIRVVHHFFEPKGPALSFEQARDVVYVGRLSQEKGVGVLLDAWKRLATDKVRLRIVGEGPELTGLVNKVREERIRGVIFEGFKKPADIQEIWQQSLFSVVPSIWEEPFGMTVLESWARGRAVLASHIGALPELIQHGETGWLARAGDPEVWASVLDHILSNPEEAATMGFMGRKGLEEKFNEACWLRQMDSIYKDILP; encoded by the coding sequence GTGAATAAACGGCTTCGCATCCTCCAAGTATTCAACCGCTACCTGCAATACGGTGGCGAGGAAGGGAGTGTTTATCGGATCGGCGATGCGCTGCAAAAACTGCACGATGTGGAATACCTTTTGTACAGCACATCCGAACTGCTCAATCAGAGGTCTTCTGTCTTGAACGGGCTGGCCTCGGTATTCTACAACCGGCAGGTCTTGGAGACGTTGCGGCGCTACCAAGAGGCGGGCAAGTTCCACGTCTGGCAGATCCATAATGTGTTTCCCGCGATGTCACCTGTCGTCTACCGAGAGGCGCTCAAGCGGGGGATTCCGATTGTGCATTATTTGCACAATTACCGGATGTCGTGCGTCAACGGCATGTTTCTGAACCATGGGGAAGCCTGCCAGCGGTGTATCCGGGGAAACTTTTTCGCGGCGGCGAGTACGGCCTGTTGGCACGACAGCCATATCAAGAGCGGGATCATGGGGTTGGTGCTGACGAGCATCCGCCAGATGGACCTTTTTTCGCATGTGAAATACTGGATTGCCATCAGCCAGGCCCAGAAAGACATCCACATCCGCATGGGCGTGCCCTCCGACCGCATCCGGGTCGTGCATCATTTCTTCGAGCCCAAGGGGCCCGCCCTTTCTTTCGAGCAGGCCCGAGATGTGGTTTATGTGGGGAGGCTGTCACAGGAAAAAGGTGTGGGTGTTCTTTTGGACGCGTGGAAGCGGTTGGCAACGGACAAGGTGCGCCTGCGCATTGTCGGCGAAGGCCCTGAATTGACCGGATTGGTCAATAAAGTGCGAGAGGAGCGCATACGGGGGGTCATCTTCGAGGGCTTCAAAAAGCCTGCGGATATTCAGGAAATCTGGCAGCAATCGCTTTTTTCCGTGGTTCCCTCGATTTGGGAGGAGCCATTTGGCATGACCGTGCTGGAATCCTGGGCCCGCGGCCGGGCGGTGCTGGCCTCGCACATCGGGGCCCTGCCCGAGCTGATCCAACATGGGGAAACGGGATGGCTGGCACGTGCGGGCGACCCGGAAGTCTGGGCTTCTGTTTTGGATCACATCCTTTCCAATCCTGAAGAGGCCGCTACCATGGGTTTCATGGGCCGGAAAGGCTTGGAAGAAAAATTCAACGAAGCATGCTGGCTGCGCCAGATGGATTCCATTTACAAGGATATCCTGCCATGA
- a CDS encoding PAS domain-containing protein has protein sequence MNSQSTAIDKIGGSQTHPMWDRPVLTMLLPAGAIFLSYALDWLMPKVLMAPLLCLIFLGLMALNSRPRVVRAWAFVYVLVVLWGLLTHYGPDFTMEEKATVAVRLSGFAITCGLLVLLSRNRLFLIQQKKDIFNLLMAMPLPVILSDAAGMIVMMNDSAKELIRAKDGDLNSLSYFYLFSNPHEQGKTIAAYLDFLDKPSGQTIETAILIRHMGIQAKARQVAVTLESRKFLMSVFTTFSLSKDVAGKS, from the coding sequence ATGAATTCCCAAAGCACCGCCATCGACAAAATAGGAGGCAGCCAGACCCATCCGATGTGGGATCGTCCAGTCCTTACCATGCTCCTGCCCGCGGGTGCAATCTTCCTCTCCTACGCGTTGGATTGGCTGATGCCGAAAGTGCTCATGGCCCCATTGCTGTGCCTGATTTTCTTGGGCCTGATGGCTTTGAATTCGCGTCCCCGGGTGGTGCGGGCATGGGCTTTCGTTTATGTCTTGGTGGTGCTGTGGGGGCTGCTGACCCACTACGGCCCGGATTTCACCATGGAAGAAAAGGCCACGGTCGCGGTCCGCTTGTCCGGCTTTGCCATCACCTGTGGGTTGTTGGTCCTGCTTTCCCGCAACCGGCTTTTTTTGATCCAACAGAAGAAAGATATTTTCAATCTACTGATGGCCATGCCCCTGCCGGTGATCCTTTCCGATGCGGCCGGCATGATCGTGATGATGAATGATTCGGCCAAAGAGTTGATACGAGCAAAAGATGGGGACCTCAACAGTCTTTCCTATTTTTATCTGTTTTCCAATCCCCACGAACAGGGCAAGACGATCGCCGCGTATCTGGATTTTTTGGACAAGCCATCGGGCCAGACGATCGAGACGGCGATCCTGATCCGGCATATGGGTATCCAGGCCAAAGCCAGACAGGTTGCCGTGACCCTGGAGTCCCGCAAATTTCTGATGAGTGTGTTCACGACCTTTTCCCTTTCCAAGGACGTGGCAGGGAAAAGCTGA
- a CDS encoding glycosyltransferase, which produces MKAGGSAVVVALVATYRRPQEIRRLGECLSRQTHPVAGIVVVDNANDPTTRETVSTLPVKSTYLAAASNLGCGAGLRLAEEHLLERAASVEPTPTHWWILDDDVAPPPETLALLLEALAGAGAGMAVPLLTDHEGKIWGFPEPRQLGLRRLFRRTSDPVAVARACGSSAHPCLWTTGACQLVSVAAVSKAGLHRTDFWMLGEDLDFSMRVAQVEGAVFRGDVAVPHLPPESPGSNSRRGYAKFCALLQNLTYLAYWNRGSAHLWRYLPGNYRRFFRTEGWGWAALRDAGDCFLSGCCGIPAGCGAGVRVRNRLAESSGGEAVK; this is translated from the coding sequence GTGAAAGCCGGAGGATCGGCGGTGGTGGTGGCATTGGTGGCGACTTACCGTCGTCCACAGGAAATCCGCAGACTGGGAGAGTGTCTGTCCAGACAGACCCACCCAGTGGCGGGTATCGTGGTGGTGGACAATGCCAATGATCCCACCACACGGGAAACGGTGTCCACGCTCCCGGTCAAGTCCACTTATCTGGCGGCTGCATCGAACCTGGGTTGTGGGGCGGGATTAAGGTTGGCCGAGGAACATTTGTTGGAAAGGGCGGCGTCTGTTGAACCCACGCCGACACACTGGTGGATTCTGGATGATGATGTGGCGCCACCTCCGGAAACCCTGGCCCTTTTACTCGAGGCCCTGGCGGGGGCCGGGGCGGGCATGGCGGTTCCGCTGTTGACGGACCACGAGGGGAAAATTTGGGGGTTCCCCGAGCCACGGCAACTCGGGCTGCGGCGACTTTTTCGCCGCACGAGTGACCCTGTGGCGGTGGCCCGGGCATGTGGATCCTCGGCGCATCCCTGTTTGTGGACCACCGGGGCCTGTCAGTTGGTGTCGGTGGCCGCCGTGTCAAAAGCCGGACTGCACCGGACAGATTTTTGGATGCTGGGCGAAGATTTGGATTTTTCCATGCGGGTGGCCCAAGTTGAAGGGGCTGTATTCAGGGGCGATGTGGCCGTTCCCCATCTTCCTCCAGAAAGTCCCGGGAGTAATTCCCGGAGGGGTTACGCCAAATTTTGTGCCCTGCTGCAGAACTTGACCTACCTGGCCTATTGGAACAGGGGCAGCGCGCATTTGTGGAGGTATCTGCCGGGGAATTACCGCCGCTTTTTCAGAACAGAGGGATGGGGTTGGGCCGCGCTGCGTGATGCGGGGGATTGTTTTCTATCGGGTTGTTGTGGTATTCCTGCTGGGTGCGGGGCCGGAGTGCGGGTGAGGAATAGGCTTGCGGAGTCGAGCGGCGGGGAAGCGGTGAAGTGA
- a CDS encoding class I SAM-dependent methyltransferase — MLFREFRPARFLEIGVYRGQILSLAAMLQQQHDISGSVTGISPFVPAGDAVSRYRTDIHYLEDTLKNFSHFGLSKPELVQAFSTDPAAIARLRSQEWDAIYIDGNHDYEVALQDWEHCSVSLRKGGIVVLDDSGLTTSYRPPAFATGGHPGPSRLAAEVDRTRFQEILQVGHNRVFQKIA, encoded by the coding sequence ATGTTGTTCCGGGAATTCCGCCCGGCGCGCTTCCTTGAAATCGGAGTTTATCGGGGACAGATCCTTTCGCTGGCTGCCATGTTGCAGCAGCAACACGACATATCAGGAAGTGTCACCGGGATTTCCCCCTTCGTCCCTGCTGGGGACGCCGTCAGTCGTTATCGAACCGATATCCATTACCTTGAAGATACCTTGAAGAACTTCAGTCATTTTGGTTTGTCCAAGCCGGAATTGGTCCAAGCCTTCTCCACCGATCCGGCGGCCATCGCCCGTCTTCGATCCCAGGAATGGGATGCCATTTACATCGATGGCAACCATGATTACGAGGTGGCCCTGCAGGATTGGGAGCATTGTTCGGTGAGCTTGAGGAAAGGAGGGATCGTGGTTCTGGATGATTCCGGGCTGACGACGAGCTACCGTCCCCCCGCCTTTGCCACGGGCGGTCATCCGGGGCCCTCGCGTCTGGCGGCCGAAGTGGATCGGACTCGCTTCCAGGAAATCCTGCAAGTCGGCCACAACCGGGTTTTCCAGAAAATCGCCTGA
- a CDS encoding four helix bundle protein, producing MKRFAQRFEDLEIWQEARQLHFQAYVALESCRDFSFRDQMRRAALSVMNNIAEGFERHTSRDFAHFLDMAKGSCGEVRSMTYAAEDIRVLSESKTVELRELSEKLSKRIAAFTKHLRD from the coding sequence ATGAAGCGGTTTGCCCAGCGTTTTGAAGACTTGGAAATTTGGCAGGAAGCGCGACAACTTCATTTCCAAGCGTATGTGGCATTGGAATCTTGCAGGGATTTTTCTTTTCGCGATCAGATGCGGAGGGCGGCCCTCTCCGTCATGAACAACATCGCCGAAGGATTCGAGCGGCACACTTCTCGGGATTTTGCCCATTTTCTGGATATGGCCAAGGGGTCCTGTGGGGAGGTGCGCAGCATGACTTACGCAGCAGAGGACATACGGGTATTGTCCGAAAGCAAAACGGTGGAATTGCGCGAGCTTTCTGAAAAACTGTCGAAGCGGATAGCCGCATTTACCAAGCATTTGCGTGATTAG
- a CDS encoding glycosyltransferase family 4 protein, whose amino-acid sequence MRIAILTTDSRDHFGQYDRNDPYFGTAPEALLEGFKGMEAVEVHVLSCLHRPMVSPPKLADNIHYHGLAVSSIGWLKTGYQGCIRAVRRKLREIQPDIVHGQGTERDCAISAVLSGFPNVLTLHGNMRLVAALNRARPLSFEWLAARLEGWTLPRADGVVCITSYTQQAVAGLARKTWIVPNAVDPSFFEIEPGADAGERPLILCVGNICPRKNQNALIRALDGAEPDFDLVFLGGVGRQDPYGREFLNLIETRPWCRYEGFANRVVLKEWFSRASGVVLPSLEDNCPMVVLEAMAAGVPVAAASVGGVPDLIENDLTGILFDPLDAASMARGVMALFAEHSHAMAARACAQARLRYHPRGVADRHVSIYREVLQSGPSFA is encoded by the coding sequence ATGCGCATCGCCATACTGACCACCGACAGCCGGGATCACTTTGGTCAGTATGACCGGAATGACCCTTATTTTGGGACTGCCCCAGAGGCCTTGTTGGAGGGTTTCAAGGGCATGGAAGCTGTTGAAGTTCACGTCCTTTCTTGTCTTCATCGTCCTATGGTGTCTCCGCCCAAGCTGGCGGATAACATCCATTACCATGGGTTGGCGGTTTCCTCGATCGGTTGGCTGAAAACCGGCTACCAAGGCTGCATTCGGGCGGTACGAAGGAAGCTGAGGGAAATACAGCCGGACATTGTCCACGGCCAGGGCACCGAACGCGATTGTGCCATCAGTGCGGTACTCTCCGGTTTCCCCAATGTACTGACCTTGCATGGAAACATGCGCCTGGTGGCTGCCTTGAACCGGGCCCGTCCCCTGAGCTTCGAGTGGCTGGCCGCCCGTCTGGAAGGTTGGACGCTTCCGCGCGCGGACGGGGTGGTCTGTATCACTTCCTACACGCAACAGGCCGTGGCTGGTCTGGCCCGGAAAACCTGGATTGTGCCCAATGCTGTTGATCCCTCTTTTTTCGAGATCGAGCCCGGTGCAGATGCGGGGGAGCGGCCCTTGATCCTTTGTGTGGGGAACATTTGCCCACGCAAAAACCAGAATGCGCTCATTCGCGCTTTGGATGGAGCCGAGCCGGACTTCGATTTGGTTTTCTTGGGCGGGGTGGGAAGACAAGACCCCTACGGACGGGAGTTCCTGAATCTCATCGAGACGCGCCCCTGGTGTCGTTATGAGGGCTTTGCCAATCGTGTGGTGCTGAAGGAATGGTTTTCGCGGGCCTCAGGCGTGGTGCTGCCATCGTTGGAAGACAATTGCCCGATGGTGGTTCTGGAGGCGATGGCAGCCGGAGTCCCGGTGGCGGCGGCGTCCGTGGGAGGGGTGCCGGATTTGATTGAGAACGACCTAACGGGCATCCTTTTCGACCCGCTTGATGCGGCATCCATGGCTCGCGGCGTCATGGCCTTGTTCGCGGAGCACTCACATGCGATGGCGGCAAGGGCCTGTGCCCAGGCCCGTCTGCGCTATCATCCTCGGGGGGTGGCGGATCGACACGTCAGTATCTACCGTGAAGTGTTGCAATCAGGTCCGTCGTTCGCTTAA
- a CDS encoding glycosyltransferase — protein sequence MTAPLKFLLAIPAYRESRRLPVYLGKLAEALERQFPGARIQVVDDGSGEAEQNLLREKIKPIAAQYSCLLETIWLEENKGKGGAVLTAWDRGNDYPYLGFVDADGAVSPEEVCRVASLLGGDGDPVFFGSRIKMLGRSITRTTARHFMGRFFAFLVGVMIDPGIYDSQCGLKFIPQAGFQAVRGRLRGHRFAFDVELLAALKTSGWPVLEVPIDWEDVPGSKVRLMRDTIRMVTSLWQIRKERLAWMSQRKNR from the coding sequence ATGACCGCGCCCTTGAAGTTTCTGTTGGCTATTCCTGCCTATCGGGAAAGCCGGCGGCTGCCGGTTTACTTGGGGAAGTTGGCCGAGGCTTTGGAGAGGCAGTTCCCCGGAGCGCGGATCCAGGTTGTCGATGACGGATCCGGAGAGGCCGAGCAAAACCTGCTGCGGGAAAAAATCAAGCCCATCGCAGCCCAGTATAGTTGTCTGTTAGAGACCATCTGGCTGGAAGAAAACAAAGGCAAAGGCGGGGCCGTGCTGACGGCATGGGACCGCGGCAACGATTATCCTTATCTGGGCTTCGTCGATGCCGACGGGGCGGTATCTCCGGAAGAAGTGTGTCGGGTGGCGTCTTTGCTCGGTGGTGATGGCGATCCGGTTTTTTTTGGCTCTCGCATCAAAATGCTGGGGCGTTCCATAACCAGAACGACCGCACGACACTTCATGGGGCGGTTCTTTGCCTTTCTGGTTGGTGTGATGATCGACCCGGGGATATATGACAGCCAGTGTGGTCTAAAATTTATTCCCCAAGCAGGATTCCAGGCGGTCAGGGGCAGACTTCGTGGCCACCGTTTTGCCTTTGATGTGGAACTGCTGGCGGCCTTGAAAACATCCGGTTGGCCCGTCCTGGAGGTGCCCATTGATTGGGAGGATGTTCCCGGCAGCAAGGTTCGATTGATGAGGGACACAATTCGGATGGTCACTTCCCTGTGGCAGATCCGGAAGGAAAGGCTGGCATGGATGTCACAGAGAAAGAACAGATGA
- a CDS encoding glycosyltransferase produces MKLLFDHPSPFLLAHGGFQTQIEQTKAALEGLGVEVEYLRWWDDRQTGNIIHYFGRPSGGYIDFAHGKGMKVVVGELHTGLASRPGWQRLLQKQIMRTAQFALPHAFTAKLAWEAYQKADAFIALTDWEKHLMVAMFDADPAKVHVIPNGVEEVFFLPPSVVRRPSSDYLVSTATITPRKRVLELAQAAVLAQVPVWIIGKPYAESDPYHQRFLETVRASAGIVKYEGGISDRKRLAEIYQKARGFVLLSSMESLSLSALEASASGCPLLLADLPWARSSFGNAATYVPAKTTPEATAKHLLTFYHAAPDHHHTPIAHSWPVIAQKFKSLYEQLLVG; encoded by the coding sequence ATGAAACTCCTCTTCGACCACCCCAGCCCGTTTCTTCTGGCCCATGGGGGATTTCAAACCCAGATCGAACAGACCAAGGCCGCCTTGGAAGGACTGGGCGTCGAAGTCGAATACCTCCGATGGTGGGACGACCGCCAGACCGGCAATATCATCCACTACTTCGGCCGCCCCTCCGGCGGTTACATCGACTTCGCCCATGGCAAAGGCATGAAAGTCGTCGTGGGAGAGCTCCACACCGGCCTCGCCTCACGGCCGGGCTGGCAGCGCTTGCTGCAGAAGCAAATCATGCGGACCGCCCAGTTCGCCCTCCCCCATGCTTTCACGGCCAAACTCGCTTGGGAAGCCTATCAAAAAGCAGACGCCTTCATCGCCCTCACCGACTGGGAAAAACATCTCATGGTCGCAATGTTCGATGCCGATCCCGCCAAGGTTCACGTCATCCCGAATGGCGTCGAGGAGGTCTTCTTCCTGCCACCATCCGTAGTCCGCCGTCCATCCTCCGACTATTTGGTAAGCACCGCCACCATCACCCCGCGCAAGCGCGTTCTGGAACTGGCCCAAGCCGCCGTCCTCGCCCAAGTTCCCGTTTGGATCATCGGAAAGCCCTACGCCGAGTCCGACCCTTATCACCAGCGCTTCCTCGAAACCGTTCGCGCCTCTGCGGGAATCGTGAAGTATGAAGGCGGCATTTCGGACCGTAAACGCTTGGCGGAAATTTACCAGAAGGCCAGGGGCTTTGTCCTGTTGAGCAGCATGGAATCCCTGAGCCTGTCCGCGTTGGAAGCATCGGCCAGCGGCTGTCCCCTCCTGCTGGCCGATCTGCCCTGGGCACGGAGCAGCTTCGGAAACGCGGCCACCTACGTCCCGGCAAAGACCACCCCAGAAGCCACCGCCAAACACCTGCTAACCTTCTACCACGCCGCCCCCGACCACCATCACACACCCATCGCCCATTCCTGGCCAGTCATCGCCCAAAAGTTCAAATCCCTGTACGAACAGCTTCTTGTCGGCTGA
- a CDS encoding WecB/TagA/CpsF family glycosyltransferase, with product MPERVKYLSLLGTRIACVDYREALRACQEMVRREKPGAVSACNTHIVSQARHSPSFRQVMDRFDLVLPDGMPLIWALNFLGAGLKDRVYGPYFMRYALQNAAPGTRHFFFGGTEETLALLQQKARELNPDIVIAGTCSPPFRPWTGDDQEDFARRIRQCGADFIWVALGGERQEAWIVENLGRHTRGVFFAVGDAFALLAGQRPFAPDWMQAMSLTWLYRLMQEPRRLWRRYARYNALFVYYLIRDGCLGVGRPAAQAGQPSIAFIGSRGVPARYSGFETVVEELGRRLAADGYQVVVYNRWQHYRDRLREYLGMHLRWYPTLPTKNLESIVHTSLSYLDTFFRRYDIIYVCGVGNTPWGRYFNRLTGSLVVINVDGADFKRKKWGPVARWWLRRSEKRAVSLGDAVIADNLQVVRHYQREYGHTPKYISYGAPIRTVPIRQGELERWGLVPKGYLLHVSRLSPENETDLLLRAHRNLSPDEVPPLVIVGSAGYEKAYERELRNLASDRVIFTGGRYAEAYVELSQNALFFVMPAAIEATRLVLLDQMGMAQAILYQDCEATREVVADAGMAFGGENCGSPDALCADLSDKMRHLAAQKVLCHQLGQAALERARTQYSWERVAGLYRDLFHELQSKRAEKAGST from the coding sequence ATGCCCGAACGGGTGAAATATCTTTCCTTGTTGGGGACGCGCATCGCCTGCGTGGATTATCGGGAGGCCTTGCGGGCTTGTCAGGAGATGGTCCGCAGGGAGAAGCCGGGCGCGGTATCGGCCTGCAACACACATATTGTTTCCCAAGCCCGCCACAGCCCCTCTTTCCGACAGGTCATGGACCGGTTCGATCTGGTCCTCCCTGACGGGATGCCTCTGATTTGGGCCCTGAATTTTCTGGGTGCGGGACTCAAAGACCGTGTCTATGGACCCTACTTCATGCGCTACGCACTCCAGAATGCAGCGCCTGGCACACGCCATTTTTTCTTCGGAGGTACGGAAGAAACGCTCGCGCTTCTGCAACAAAAAGCCCGCGAATTGAATCCGGACATTGTCATTGCCGGAACCTGCTCCCCGCCCTTCCGCCCATGGACCGGGGATGATCAAGAGGACTTTGCTCGGAGAATCCGCCAGTGTGGGGCTGATTTCATTTGGGTGGCCCTGGGAGGAGAACGGCAAGAAGCATGGATCGTCGAAAATTTGGGACGCCACACCCGGGGTGTCTTCTTCGCGGTAGGCGACGCCTTTGCCTTGTTGGCCGGGCAACGGCCCTTTGCTCCGGATTGGATGCAGGCGATGTCCCTGACCTGGCTTTATCGCTTGATGCAGGAACCGCGACGCCTGTGGCGCAGGTACGCGCGCTACAATGCGCTCTTTGTCTACTACCTCATCCGGGATGGTTGCTTGGGAGTCGGACGGCCCGCTGCGCAGGCTGGCCAACCGAGCATCGCCTTCATCGGTTCGCGCGGGGTGCCTGCTAGATACTCCGGCTTCGAGACCGTGGTCGAGGAGTTGGGCCGGCGTCTGGCAGCAGACGGCTACCAGGTGGTGGTTTACAACCGTTGGCAGCACTACCGGGACCGGCTTCGGGAATATCTCGGGATGCATCTGCGTTGGTATCCCACTCTGCCTACAAAAAATCTGGAAAGCATAGTTCACACCTCATTGTCCTACCTCGATACCTTCTTCCGGCGTTACGACATCATCTACGTGTGCGGGGTGGGGAATACCCCGTGGGGTCGATACTTCAACCGCCTGACCGGCAGCTTGGTGGTCATCAATGTGGATGGGGCAGATTTCAAGCGGAAAAAATGGGGCCCAGTGGCCCGTTGGTGGCTGCGACGTTCGGAAAAGCGGGCCGTTTCCCTTGGGGATGCGGTCATCGCGGACAATCTTCAGGTCGTCCGGCATTATCAACGGGAGTATGGGCATACCCCGAAGTACATCAGCTACGGTGCCCCGATCCGGACGGTTCCCATCCGCCAGGGAGAATTGGAGCGCTGGGGTTTGGTTCCCAAGGGCTATCTATTGCATGTTTCCCGTCTGAGTCCGGAAAATGAAACCGATCTTCTCCTGCGGGCGCACCGAAACTTGTCCCCGGATGAGGTGCCGCCCTTGGTGATCGTTGGGTCGGCTGGCTATGAAAAAGCATACGAACGGGAGCTCCGCAATCTGGCTTCGGACCGGGTCATTTTCACCGGGGGACGCTATGCCGAAGCCTACGTGGAGCTGAGCCAGAATGCCCTGTTCTTTGTCATGCCAGCAGCCATTGAGGCCACCCGGCTGGTGCTTCTGGACCAGATGGGGATGGCGCAGGCCATCCTTTATCAGGATTGTGAGGCGACCCGCGAGGTGGTGGCCGATGCAGGCATGGCCTTCGGCGGTGAAAATTGCGGGAGTCCGGACGCGCTTTGCGCCGATCTCTCGGACAAAATGCGGCACTTGGCAGCTCAGAAAGTCCTCTGCCATCAACTGGGCCAGGCCGCCCTGGAACGCGCCCGGACACAATACTCTTGGGAGCGAGTGGCAGGGCTTTACCGCGATTTATTCCACGAACTACAAAGCAAGCGAGCAGAGAAAGCGGGCTCCACTTGA